The Deinococcus multiflagellatus region GGGACAGGCCAGCCCCGCCGCGACTTTGACGAAGCGCGCCTGCAGGCCCTGGCCGACAGCATCCGGGCGGAAGGGGTGCTGCAGCCCCTGCTGGTCCGGCCAGTGGAGGGTGGCTTTGAGATCGTGGCTGGTGAGCGCCGCTGGCGGGCCGCCCAGCGGGCCGGCCTGACCGAGGTCCCCGTCCTGATCCGCACCCTGGATGACCGGCAGGCGCGGGTGGCCGCCCTGGTCGAGAACCTGCAGCGCGACAATTTGAACGTCATTGACGAGGTGGACGGCAAACTGGCGCTGGTGGCCCTGGCCCTAAACCTGGACCCGGAGCCGGCGCGCGCCCGACTGATCCAGCTGCTGGCGGAGGAGCCCGGACCGGACCACGCCCTGCTGGACGAGGTGTTCGCGCCGCTCGGCGAAAGCTGGGCCTCGTTCGCCAAGAACAAGCTGCGGGTGCTGCGCTGGCCCGCTGAGCTGGTGGACGCGCTGCGCGCGGGGCTGCCCCTCACGCTGGGCGGCGTCATCGCGGCGGCCCCTGCCGAGCACCACGCCGCGCTCATCGCCCTGGCGCAGGGCGGCGCCTCGCGCACCGAGCTGCGTGCCGAGGTGGAGCGCCTGACCGCGCAGGCCAAGGCGGCGCCGTCACGCGCCGCGCTGGCGGGCCGGCGCCTGACCAGCGCGCGCTTCATGGCCCGGCTGTCCACAGAGGACCGTCAGGCCGTGGAGCGCTGGCTGGCCCGGATGCCGGCGGTCTTGACTGAGGAGTGAGCGTCTCTTACCGGTAAGAGGACCGCCCCTTGTGGGCGGTTTTTGCCGTTTAGGAGTGGGCTTTTCACACACCAGAGACACACCACGGCGGCGCCCTGGCCAAGCCACCATCCGGCCATGACCGAACGCGACCAGGCCCTGGCCATCACCCTGCACGACTTTCCTGCCCGCTCCGGCCCGGTGCCGCTGCCCCCCAAGTTGTTCCTGCGCCAGTTGCGGCAGGTCTACCAGGGGACACACCTGCTGCTGGACTTGGGAGGCGCCACGGCCCGCGACCGCCTGACGGCCCAGGCCAATTTGGACCAGGCCGAGCTGCTGCTGGCCCAGGCCCGCGCCCTGCCCCGCACCAAGACGGGCGCGCGCGCCCTGCTGCTGGCCTGCGACAACCGCGCTGTCGCTGGTGACGTCCTGACCACCTGTCAGCGCCGCCCCCTGACCGGCACCCTGTTCGAACTGTTCGAGGCGTTTGCCTTGCTGGGCGCTATGGGGATTCGCTGCCAGGGGCCAGACACCGTGCCCCTGAAGGGCGAGTGGACGGCCGCCCCGGTGGCTGGGGACTGGCGCCGGCTGGAGATCCGCTATGCCTGCCCCCTGCAGGGCCGCGCCGTG contains the following coding sequences:
- a CDS encoding ParB N-terminal domain-containing protein; this translates as MTRKRPERHRDLKGLLGEDLGPLRQREDTPSSTLPVAQLRPGTGQPRRDFDEARLQALADSIRAEGVLQPLLVRPVEGGFEIVAGERRWRAAQRAGLTEVPVLIRTLDDRQARVAALVENLQRDNLNVIDEVDGKLALVALALNLDPEPARARLIQLLAEEPGPDHALLDEVFAPLGESWASFAKNKLRVLRWPAELVDALRAGLPLTLGGVIAAAPAEHHAALIALAQGGASRTELRAEVERLTAQAKAAPSRAALAGRRLTSARFMARLSTEDRQAVERWLARMPAVLTEE